The window CAAAAGGAAATAAAAAATGGCAAAAATAATGATAAGTGGCAGAAAGGCCATGATGGGGTTTCCCCCTTCACTTCCGGAAGGAGGGGCCATGGCATAAGCTACTGACGATATCATCATACGGTGATCTCCCTTTTTGAATAAAACTCTTGTTTGAAGGCCTCAAACCTGTCCTTCTCTATGGCCTCCCGCATCTCTTTCATGAGATGCAAAAAATAATGCAAGTTGTGAATACTGTTGAGCCTGTGGGCCAATAACTCCTTTGCAATAAAAAGGTGCCTCAAATAGGCACGGGAATAATTCCTGCAGGTATAACACGTGCAGGCAGGGTCTATTGGCCCTGAATCTCCGGCAAAACGAGAATTCTTTATAACAATGTGCCCGAAGGAAGTAAAGAGCATCCCGTTCCTGGCGTTCCTGGTAGGCATCACGCAGTCGAACATATCAACCCCTCTTGCCACTCCCTCGACCAGGTCTTCCGGGCTGCCGATTCCCATTGCGTAAACAGGATACCTGTCCGGGATTAAGGGCCTTGTGATATCGATCATTTCAAACATGAGCTCTTTTGGCTCACCCACACTGAGTCCGCCGATAGCATATCCGTCAAAATCAAATTCAAGGAGGTCTAATGCGCTTCGTTGTCTCCATGCAGGGTCCATCCCTCCCTGCACAATGGAGAACAGCAGGAGATCGCGCCTCGTTCTCGCCTTCAAAGACCTCCTGGCCCATTGCGTGGTCAGATCAGTAGCATTCCTTACCTCTTCCTCGCCGGCAGGGTAAGGAATGCATGAGTCGAGGCACATCATTATATCCGAGCCCAGGGCCTCCTGGATCTCTATGACAAGCTCCGGCGTGAGCTTGTGAAGAGACCCGTCTAAATGCGAACGAAATGTAAGCCCTTCTTCCTCTACTTTTCCGAGTGCTGCAAGGCTGTAGACCTGAAAACCGCCGCTGTCTGTCAGAATAGGACGGTCCCACCCCATAAACCGGTGCAGTCCGCCGAGTTCCTTTATGATCTCATGGCCGGGACGCAGATACAGATGATAGGCATTGCTTAAAATTATCTGGGCCCCGAATTCCTTGATCTCTTCAGGCGTCAATGCCTTTACAGTGGCCTGGGTACCAACCGGCATAAATGCCGGCGTCTCCACCATTCCATGCGCAGTGCACAGACGACCCCTCCTGGAAAGGCCTTTTGAACTCCTGCACAACTCCTGGAATTCAGTGACTCGGCGATTTGGCGATTTGGCGACTCGACGATTTGACGACTCGACGATTTGACGACTCGACGATTTGACGACTCGACGATTTGACGACAAGGCAGACAGCAGCCTTTCAAGAAGTCCTTCAAAATCACCATTGGAGAGCACCGCCACCACATCACCTTCGGAAAGGCTTGCCGTAAGTTCCTTAAGAATTGCGCCGGCATCAGGGAAGCACGAGGCATCAATGCCCATGTCATTGAGATCAGCCACCAGCTTTATGGACGAAAACCTGTCTCCGGGAGGGGCCTTCTCAGGATCAGGCACTTCCCGCACCAGCACTCGATCAGCAGGACTGAAAGAATGAGGATAGACTTCCTGGAAGACACTCCTTCTGCTGGTATTGGTCCTTGGCTCGAACACGGCTATAAGGCGACGGCCGGGATATACAGACCTCAGGGCAGTGAGGGTCTCCCTGACCTCACTCGGATGATGGGCAAAATCATCAACTATCGTGATTCCGGCCACCTCCCCTCTGATTTCCTGCCTCCTCTTTACCCCGGCACAAGAGGCCAGGCCCTTGAGGACTGCCTCCTCTCCCATTCCAAGATGACTGCACAGCGCCAGAGTGCCCAAGGCATTCAGGGCATTGTGCCTGCCGGAAAGTCTTATCCGTGCCTCGCCGCAGGTCTCTCCATGATGCATAACGGTGAACCTTGTATCTGTGGAATTAACTGAAAGGTCGGCCAGTTGCCACTCGCATCCCTGACTCTTGCCGTATGTCACCACCTTGCATCTGGCCTTAGCACAGACCTCAACGACCGCCGGCCAATCCGTACAGGCCACAAGGACCCCTTCCGGCGGAATCAGGGCAACCAGTTCGGAAAATGCGGCCTTTACTGCATTCAGGTCAGCATATATATCCGCGTGGTCAAACTCTATGCTGGTAAGAATGACACCATAGGGACGATAGTGCAGGAACTTCGGCCTCTTGTCGAAAAAGGCCGTGTCATATTCGTCTCCTTCAAGCACAAACCAGGGAGGACGCCCCAGGCGGAAACCTGATTCAAAGGCCTTGAGCATTCCACCAACCATGAAACCGGGGCCTTCACCCAGGGCCTCAAGGGCAGAGATCAGCAAAGAAGAGGTGGTGGTCTTGCCGTGGGTTCCGGCCACTACCAAAGGCCTCATGTCTTCCAGAAATAAAAGGGATAAGGCCTCGGGAAAAGAGAGATAAGGGATACCCCTGGAGACCGCGTAGCTGGCCTCGGGATTGTCGGCCCGGACCACATTTCCTATTATTACAAGGTCGGGAAGCGGGTGATTTGTTGATTTGTTGATTTGTTGATCGGGATGGCCGGAAACAAGATTATCCGGATGGTATCCCAGGGTTACAGGGATATCCAGTCCTTTAAGGACATCACTCATTGGTGGATAGGCCTGACTGTCGGACCCCTTTACGCCGTACCCCCTTTCCTTGAGCAAGCCGGCAAGAGCGGCCATCCCTGTGCCGCAAATGCCGATCATGTGGATTTGCGGTTTTGCGGTTTTGCTGATTTGAAGAAATTCCTTGATCCCGGGTTTCACTTTTGAGCGACCTTATTTTGCTATAAAAAGTAAATATCCGGTGAACCCGTCCGTGGTCCACTGGTAACTGATCACAGGGTGCTTCTTCTTCCAACATGCTCTCGCAAATTGTTTCCAGAAGAAGTACCCCGTGAAAACTGTAACTTCTCTATTGAGAATTTACTATTTCTTTGTATTTTCTCAACTGTGAAATTTGTAAGTTCTTACCGAAATTTCAAGGCAGAGAGTCCACAGACATATTCAGGCACTCCGAGTGTAAGCCCATGATAAGCTTCTTAGAGGAAAGTTTTGTTCACGCACTGATGATTACCGGCTTTGTCTTTATGATGATGCTGGTGATTGAGTATCTGAATGTCCTTTCCAGGGGATTTTTACACCAGGAACTGTCCGCCAGTCGATTAAAACAATACCTGCTGGCAGGTCTTTTGGGAGCAACTCCAGGCTGTCTCGGGGCCTTTGCGGCAGTAACCCTTTATTCGCACAGGGTGTTCAGCCTGGGGGCCGTGGTGGCTGCCATGATTGCCACCAGCGGCGACGAGTCTTTCGTAATGTTATCCATGATTCCTGAAAGGGCCGTTGTAATTTTTTTTATTTTGTTTCTGATCGGAGTCTTTGCCGGTTTTCTGACCGATACCTTAATCGGGGACAAGGCGGTCAGCCGGTCCGGATGTCAACAAGAGTTCGAACTCCAT of the Deltaproteobacteria bacterium genome contains:
- a CDS encoding tRNA guanosine(34) transglycosylase Tgt, translating into MCRSSKGLSRRGRLCTAHGMVETPAFMPVGTQATVKALTPEEIKEFGAQIILSNAYHLYLRPGHEIIKELGGLHRFMGWDRPILTDSGGFQVYSLAALGKVEEEGLTFRSHLDGSLHKLTPELVIEIQEALGSDIMMCLDSCIPYPAGEEEVRNATDLTTQWARRSLKARTRRDLLLFSIVQGGMDPAWRQRSALDLLEFDFDGYAIGGLSVGEPKELMFEMIDITRPLIPDRYPVYAMGIGSPEDLVEGVARGVDMFDCVMPTRNARNGMLFTSFGHIVIKNSRFAGDSGPIDPACTCYTCRNYSRAYLRHLFIAKELLAHRLNSIHNLHYFLHLMKEMREAIEKDRFEAFKQEFYSKREITV